A window of the Schlesneria paludicola DSM 18645 genome harbors these coding sequences:
- a CDS encoding tRNA dihydrouridine synthase — MTNVTSIQDKHPPPIRSQSRPELGLGNVRPLSIGQVKIGFPVVQAALSGYSDGPMRIVARRLGASYSLAEVLIDRFVLDATNQHHARRHLTITDEEHPVGGQLMGSNPSEFAPAALRLVAAGFDVIDINFGCPVKTAVSGCRGGYHLSQPDVALEIVSRTRDAVPDSIPVTLKMRRGIDDSEESRERFFRILDGAFARGVAAITVHGRTVEQRYVGPSNWDFLREVKQHAGSKTILGSGDLFTAQACLEMLRDTGVDGASVARGAIGNPWIFAQANALAAGRPLPEPNLAEQRRVLEMHAELCLKSSGEKQAHLTMRMFGIKFARLHPQFTELRNAWAVCRNMSAWREVLEQWYPSG, encoded by the coding sequence ATGACCAACGTCACCTCGATTCAAGACAAGCATCCGCCCCCAATTCGCTCACAATCCAGGCCCGAACTGGGGTTGGGAAACGTCCGTCCGTTGTCGATTGGTCAGGTGAAGATCGGATTTCCGGTTGTACAAGCCGCGCTCAGCGGTTACAGCGACGGTCCAATGCGCATCGTCGCGCGACGGTTAGGCGCCAGTTATTCTCTTGCCGAAGTCCTGATCGATCGGTTCGTCCTGGATGCCACGAATCAGCATCACGCCCGGCGACACCTGACGATCACCGACGAAGAGCACCCCGTCGGCGGCCAACTGATGGGATCAAACCCGAGCGAGTTTGCACCGGCAGCTCTGCGGCTTGTCGCGGCGGGGTTCGACGTCATCGATATCAACTTCGGCTGCCCGGTCAAAACGGCCGTCAGTGGATGCCGAGGCGGGTATCACCTCAGCCAACCCGATGTCGCGCTGGAAATCGTCAGTCGCACGCGAGACGCCGTACCGGATTCGATTCCTGTTACGCTGAAGATGCGGCGTGGGATTGATGATTCCGAGGAAAGTCGCGAACGCTTTTTCCGTATCCTCGATGGGGCATTCGCCCGCGGCGTCGCCGCGATCACCGTTCATGGCCGCACCGTCGAACAACGTTATGTTGGCCCAAGTAACTGGGACTTCCTTCGGGAAGTCAAGCAACATGCGGGCTCGAAGACGATCCTGGGAAGCGGTGACCTGTTTACGGCCCAAGCCTGCCTCGAAATGCTTCGCGATACCGGTGTCGACGGAGCCTCCGTCGCACGGGGGGCCATTGGCAATCCCTGGATCTTCGCCCAGGCCAACGCCTTGGCCGCGGGACGACCGCTGCCTGAACCCAATCTGGCCGAGCAACGTCGAGTTCTCGAAATGCACGCAGAACTTTGCCTGAAATCATCGGGTGAGAAACAGGCGCATCTCACCATGCGGATGTTCGGAATCAAGTTCGCTCGACTGCACCCTCAATTCACGGAACTCCGCAACGCCTGGGCCGTCTGCCGCAACATGTCCGCCTGGCGCGAAGTTCTCGAGCAATGGTATCCGTCCGGTTGA
- a CDS encoding carbonic anhydrase, giving the protein MQKLIQGIHQFQGKSFLPLQGLFEQLAKGQNPETLFITCSDSRIDPNLLTQAKPGDLFILRNAGNIVPPHGAGNGGEAATIELAVAALGVKDIIICGHSHCGAMQGLLNPEKVASLPAVSSWLSHAEMTRRIMRENYGHLEGERLLTATVEENVLVQLENLRTLPAVGSRLVRGDLHLHGWVYKIETGEVFAYDVENAQFVKLAEYNQPIEANVRRRTTHEI; this is encoded by the coding sequence GTGCAAAAGTTGATTCAAGGCATTCACCAATTCCAAGGAAAATCGTTCCTACCGCTGCAAGGACTGTTCGAACAATTGGCGAAGGGCCAAAATCCCGAGACCTTATTTATCACCTGTTCGGATTCCCGAATCGACCCGAACCTGCTCACCCAGGCCAAGCCCGGCGATCTCTTCATTCTTCGCAATGCCGGAAATATTGTTCCACCGCACGGTGCGGGGAACGGTGGAGAAGCCGCGACGATCGAACTGGCGGTCGCGGCCCTTGGCGTCAAAGACATTATCATCTGTGGCCATTCCCACTGCGGTGCGATGCAGGGACTACTGAATCCCGAAAAGGTCGCGTCGCTTCCCGCCGTTTCGTCATGGCTCTCGCACGCCGAAATGACCCGTCGAATCATGCGTGAAAACTACGGCCACCTGGAAGGAGAAAGGTTGCTGACGGCCACTGTCGAAGAAAACGTCCTGGTTCAACTCGAGAATTTGCGAACGCTTCCCGCGGTCGGCTCACGTCTCGTGCGAGGTGACCTCCATCTGCATGGATGGGTCTACAAGATTGAAACGGGCGAGGTGTTCGCCTACGACGTCGAAAATGCCCAATTCGTAAAGCTCGCGGAATACAACCAGCCAATCGAAGCCAACGTACGGCGACGAACCACCCACGAAATCTGA
- a CDS encoding DUF255 domain-containing protein has translation MQQMRIPHWLKIVVISSVVVGMFLRASVAVDGVNAAGKEKSKPNRLAKETSPYLLLHAHNPVDWYPWGPEAFEKAKKEGKMIFLSVGYSSCYWCHVMERKVFMNEAIAKTLNQDFVCIKVDREERPDVDDIYMTALQVYYQAIKAPASGGWPLSMFLTPDGKPIAGGTYFPPEATEGNEGFPAILAKLTDLWKNNHEQMVGNADIVANETRRLMRPKLSLKPVEVNAKLVESVFAAVAGSFDPEFGGIDFNPNRPDGPKFPTPTKLSFLQQMLYRSPNEDVSKLLDVTLLQLACGGIRDHVGGGFHRYSVDRRWDVPHFEKMLYDQAQLADVYAEAYRTSHQPLHKQVAEELFEFVARDLTAPEGGFYSAIDAETNGIEGEFYVWDATEIDHILGRSAAAFKEAYRVKELSDFEHGNVLRLSQKRLPKAEAIKAVATPASATGSEKDEFTSSRQKLLEVRNKRKKPLRDEKLLTCWNGLMIGAYARAAAPLNHPEYVEIAARAAEFILTKARDSQGRLLHTYASGQAKLNAYLDDYAFLIDGLISLYDATEDVKWLKVAKQLQDDQLRLFLDESNGGFFFTSHHHEELLTRTKNCFDGVVPAGNSVSARNLIRLAALTKISSYADEARATVELFASNIEQAPRGYANLALAAAEVLEASAEEKTSATEDESTVVLAAGAETAGSNEPLIILAEQKDEGNQKKEELVKGRACLSTDKLPAGATCQFIVLLNIKEGWHINANPPQPDYLKPTKVSFKSKLGATLSDIKYPAGHGFKFAGEDMDAMVYEGEVAIRGTLTVPEKAAGQVDEMEIVINYQACNESGCQPPKSIRLTGKLAAAKKGEAVKSINARLFAPPANAQK, from the coding sequence ATGCAACAGATGAGAATTCCTCACTGGCTCAAAATTGTTGTGATCAGTTCCGTGGTTGTGGGAATGTTTCTGCGCGCCTCCGTGGCCGTCGACGGAGTGAACGCAGCAGGCAAAGAGAAGTCCAAGCCCAATCGGCTGGCCAAAGAAACGAGCCCGTATCTGCTGCTGCACGCTCACAACCCTGTAGATTGGTACCCCTGGGGACCGGAAGCGTTCGAGAAGGCCAAGAAGGAAGGAAAGATGATTTTCCTTTCTGTCGGCTACAGCAGTTGTTACTGGTGCCACGTCATGGAGCGAAAAGTCTTCATGAACGAGGCGATCGCCAAGACGCTCAACCAAGATTTTGTCTGCATTAAGGTCGACCGTGAAGAACGTCCCGATGTCGACGACATCTACATGACGGCATTGCAAGTTTATTATCAGGCGATCAAGGCACCCGCCAGTGGTGGTTGGCCGCTCTCGATGTTCTTGACCCCCGATGGGAAACCGATTGCCGGAGGAACCTACTTCCCACCGGAAGCGACGGAAGGGAACGAGGGGTTCCCCGCGATCCTGGCCAAGCTGACGGACTTGTGGAAGAACAATCATGAACAGATGGTTGGCAACGCTGACATCGTGGCGAATGAGACTCGACGACTGATGCGGCCGAAGTTGTCGCTAAAGCCGGTGGAAGTGAACGCCAAGCTGGTGGAATCGGTGTTTGCCGCCGTCGCGGGGAGTTTTGATCCGGAATTTGGCGGAATCGATTTCAATCCAAACCGTCCGGACGGACCGAAATTTCCCACGCCGACCAAGCTGTCGTTCCTGCAACAAATGCTCTATCGCAGCCCAAACGAAGATGTCTCGAAACTATTGGATGTCACGCTGCTGCAATTGGCCTGTGGCGGGATTCGCGATCACGTTGGGGGGGGATTCCATCGATATTCGGTCGATCGCCGCTGGGACGTTCCACACTTCGAAAAGATGCTTTACGACCAGGCGCAGCTCGCCGACGTCTATGCCGAAGCGTATCGAACATCACACCAACCACTGCACAAGCAAGTTGCGGAAGAGCTGTTCGAGTTTGTTGCCCGTGATCTAACGGCCCCTGAAGGGGGATTCTATTCTGCGATTGACGCGGAAACGAACGGCATTGAAGGCGAATTCTACGTTTGGGACGCGACGGAGATCGATCATATCCTGGGGCGATCGGCCGCGGCCTTCAAGGAAGCTTACCGCGTCAAGGAACTGTCCGACTTCGAACATGGAAACGTCCTTCGGTTGTCACAAAAGCGACTGCCCAAAGCGGAAGCGATCAAAGCGGTGGCGACGCCAGCGTCGGCGACGGGATCAGAAAAGGACGAGTTCACGTCCTCGCGCCAGAAGCTGCTCGAAGTTCGCAACAAACGTAAGAAGCCCTTGCGTGATGAAAAACTTCTGACCTGCTGGAACGGGTTGATGATCGGCGCCTACGCTCGCGCGGCCGCTCCGCTGAACCATCCAGAGTATGTCGAAATCGCAGCTCGTGCCGCAGAGTTCATTCTGACGAAGGCGCGTGATTCTCAGGGACGACTGCTGCACACATATGCTTCAGGCCAGGCGAAGTTGAATGCCTATCTGGACGACTATGCTTTCCTGATTGACGGCCTGATTTCGCTCTACGATGCGACCGAAGATGTGAAGTGGCTGAAGGTGGCGAAGCAACTTCAGGATGACCAGCTGCGGTTGTTCCTGGACGAATCAAATGGCGGTTTCTTCTTCACGTCCCATCACCACGAAGAACTGCTTACACGCACCAAGAATTGCTTTGATGGAGTCGTTCCGGCCGGAAATAGCGTCAGTGCTCGCAACTTGATCCGGCTGGCTGCGCTGACCAAAATCTCGAGTTATGCGGATGAAGCACGGGCTACGGTGGAACTGTTTGCCTCGAATATCGAGCAGGCTCCACGCGGTTATGCGAACCTGGCGCTGGCTGCCGCGGAAGTTTTGGAAGCCTCGGCCGAGGAAAAGACCAGCGCGACAGAAGACGAATCGACCGTCGTTTTGGCAGCGGGGGCCGAGACCGCGGGATCGAATGAGCCGCTAATCATCCTTGCAGAACAAAAAGACGAGGGAAACCAGAAGAAAGAAGAACTGGTCAAAGGGCGGGCCTGCCTGTCCACGGACAAGCTGCCGGCAGGGGCGACCTGCCAGTTCATCGTCTTGTTGAACATCAAAGAAGGCTGGCACATCAATGCAAATCCCCCACAACCCGATTATTTGAAGCCGACCAAGGTCTCGTTCAAGTCGAAACTGGGTGCAACGCTTTCCGACATCAAATACCCCGCCGGGCACGGATTCAAGTTTGCTGGCGAGGACATGGATGCCATGGTTTACGAAGGTGAAGTTGCCATTCGCGGGACGTTAACCGTTCCCGAAAAGGCGGCGGGCCAGGTCGACGAAATGGAAATCGTTATCAACTATCAAGCCTGCAACGAATCGGGATGCCAGCCACCGAAGAGTATTCGCCTGACCGGGAAGTTGGCGGCGGCGAAGAAGGGCGAAGCCGTGAAATCGATCAATGCACGGTTATTTGCTCCTCCGGCAAACGCTCAGAAATAA
- a CDS encoding PVC-type heme-binding CxxCH protein: MKWSFCAIAVLSCWSSVALAQAKLELKPGDHICIVGGTVAERMQHFGNLEAQIHARFPKHELVFRNLAYSGDEITGFRDDTKRLRSRDFGSHDQWLSGNAPCPQPTKLSPRDAGKTQENRFELTNTKADVVFALYGYNESFAGPAGLDAFRQNVDAFIKHTLAQQYNGKSAPRLVLIAPMAHERLSDPNLPTAEQVDVANARLKLYADAMGEVAKSNSIPFVDLFAATLTADRAAVGNSSSAVKSSARTINGIHQTPHGDSIIASIITQSLFGAGPASSESFKPLLAAVNDKNFYWYNRYRVTDGYSTYGDRAFLKFAEGPGGYGDGLSNYSVAQRELMTLDVQTSNRDKVVWAAAQGKIIAPVDDNLPEFLEVISNKPGPLEGGKHLFLSGEEAISKMTTAKNIKVELFADEGMFPELINPVQMAFDTKGRLWVATWPTYPHWKPTTQMNDSLLILEDTNNDGKADQCKTFAGDLHNPTGFEFWGGGVLVAQGPDLLFLKDTNGDDKYDIKERVVHGFDTADTHHTINSFAVDPGGAMYFQEGTFHNSQIETPWGGPRRVSNGAVFRFEPRTQKIDVYVTYGFANPHGHAFNAWGQDIVVDGTGSVPYDATLFSSYLDYPNKHGGTPSVYKQRTRPCPAIEYLSSSHFPEEMRGSLLVGNVIGLQGILQYKVTEDGGSYGATEFPEVLISSTDPHFRPADIETAPDGTIYFTDWQNPIIGHMQHNLRDPNRDRIHGRVYRLRYEGRDLIKPVPIAGQPIEKLLDALKNPDDRVRSRARIELSARPTSDVIAATTKWLAAVDKNNPNAEEHVLEGLWIHQHHNVINSTLLEQCLRAKDHHVRSAAIRVLQAWRDRISNTLDLLKQAAADPAPRVRLQAMWAASFLTQAEATEVVLIAREKPVDSFIDYLSGEVMRTLQPYMDKATAEHRRVAFTTEAGARFYLKKLSNDQLLHEKKDRLVLAEILSRSGMRDEDRSAAVAGLAQLDGKSASSIVIDAINALDAKKTNTDVTVVFDLVRQLTGRSAAELGTARAELEKLAVSAKQPVFRQIGFVSLINVDGSIDKAWALATSDVQRLLDFVNAMPLISDASVRASLYEKVEPLLKGLPVSLQNAKATGTVGRYVRIELPRKGTLTLAEVEVISGGTNVARRGKASQKNVSAGGVASRGIDGNKSGIYGDGGQTHTEEETVDPWWEVDLGESYPIDQINIYNRTEIPDRLKNFTLLVLDETRAEVVKREKLAAPKVSVSIPLEGGGSGSLVRRAAMSALTYVRGQESKTFALLSPFLQDDVERGSAIRAMQRLPQSSWPKDAAPGLIGVLIASIQKIPTAERTSNSALETLEFADALSTLLPPDESKRTRATLSELGVRVIKIGTIFEKMAFDKDVIAIAAGKPVEFLLDNSDLMPHNFVITRPGSLEEIGLLSETNAQQPGFAEKSYVPQSDNVLAKSTLMQPRDTQRVSFTAPTQPGVYPFVCTYPGHWRRMYGALYVVADLDAYLANPDAYLAANKIEAQDAYLKDRRPRTEWKVEDLADVISSLSSAPGHDEHQHAMPSYGNGKQLFTVANCVGCHKLDGAGREFGPDLTKLEAKWSSVDILKEILDPSAKINEKYQTNVIELASGKTVTGLVVEETPDVIKLVENPLVKADPIVIKRGDVVERTKSKVSIMPKGLLDKLSRDEILDLVAYVNARGNKNHPAFKAGGEHGGHGGHKH, translated from the coding sequence ATGAAGTGGTCTTTTTGCGCAATTGCCGTTTTGTCGTGTTGGTCGTCCGTTGCCCTAGCCCAAGCCAAACTGGAACTCAAGCCGGGTGATCACATTTGCATCGTGGGTGGGACTGTCGCCGAACGGATGCAACATTTTGGCAATCTGGAAGCGCAGATCCACGCCCGATTCCCCAAGCACGAACTGGTCTTTCGCAACCTCGCCTACAGCGGCGACGAGATCACCGGCTTCCGCGACGATACCAAACGGCTGCGGTCGCGCGATTTCGGCAGCCATGATCAATGGTTGAGCGGCAATGCGCCCTGCCCGCAACCGACGAAACTGTCGCCGCGGGATGCCGGAAAGACTCAAGAAAATCGTTTTGAACTGACCAATACCAAGGCCGATGTCGTCTTTGCGCTCTACGGCTACAACGAATCGTTTGCGGGCCCGGCGGGTCTCGACGCTTTTCGTCAGAATGTTGACGCGTTTATCAAGCACACCCTTGCGCAGCAGTACAACGGCAAGTCCGCTCCGCGGTTGGTGCTGATTGCACCAATGGCCCACGAACGTCTCAGTGATCCGAACCTTCCGACCGCAGAACAGGTTGATGTCGCCAATGCGCGCCTCAAGTTGTATGCGGACGCGATGGGCGAAGTGGCAAAGTCCAATTCGATTCCCTTCGTCGATCTGTTTGCCGCGACCTTGACCGCCGATCGGGCGGCGGTTGGCAATTCCAGTTCTGCTGTGAAGTCGTCAGCTCGTACGATCAACGGCATTCACCAGACTCCGCACGGCGATTCGATCATCGCGTCGATCATCACGCAAAGCCTGTTCGGTGCCGGACCGGCGTCCAGCGAAAGCTTCAAGCCACTGCTGGCTGCCGTCAACGACAAGAATTTCTACTGGTACAACCGCTATCGCGTGACGGACGGCTATTCCACGTACGGTGATCGAGCGTTTCTCAAGTTTGCCGAAGGGCCGGGCGGCTACGGCGACGGACTTTCAAACTACTCGGTCGCACAGCGCGAATTGATGACGCTCGACGTTCAAACATCCAACCGGGACAAGGTTGTCTGGGCCGCCGCGCAAGGAAAAATCATCGCTCCGGTCGACGACAACTTGCCGGAATTCCTTGAGGTTATCTCGAATAAGCCCGGTCCGCTCGAAGGAGGAAAACACCTATTCCTGTCGGGCGAAGAAGCAATTAGCAAGATGACCACGGCAAAGAATATTAAGGTTGAACTGTTTGCCGACGAAGGCATGTTTCCCGAGCTGATCAATCCCGTGCAAATGGCGTTCGACACCAAAGGCCGCCTCTGGGTGGCAACGTGGCCGACCTATCCGCACTGGAAGCCGACCACGCAGATGAATGACAGTCTGCTGATTCTCGAAGACACCAACAACGATGGCAAGGCGGATCAGTGCAAGACGTTCGCAGGTGACCTGCACAACCCCACCGGATTCGAGTTCTGGGGCGGGGGAGTTCTGGTCGCACAAGGACCTGATTTACTCTTCTTGAAAGACACCAACGGCGACGACAAATACGACATCAAGGAACGCGTCGTTCATGGATTCGACACTGCGGACACCCATCACACGATCAATAGTTTCGCCGTCGATCCGGGCGGCGCGATGTACTTTCAGGAAGGGACATTCCACAACTCACAAATCGAAACGCCCTGGGGCGGCCCTCGTCGCGTGTCCAACGGAGCCGTCTTCCGCTTCGAACCACGCACTCAAAAGATCGACGTCTATGTGACATACGGGTTCGCCAACCCACATGGCCACGCCTTCAACGCCTGGGGCCAGGACATCGTTGTCGATGGAACGGGCTCGGTTCCTTACGACGCGACACTGTTTTCCAGTTACCTGGACTATCCGAACAAGCACGGCGGCACGCCCTCGGTCTACAAGCAACGGACTCGCCCCTGTCCGGCGATCGAATACCTTTCCAGCAGTCATTTTCCCGAAGAGATGCGAGGCAGCTTGCTGGTCGGTAACGTGATCGGGCTGCAAGGCATTCTGCAATACAAGGTGACGGAAGATGGCGGCAGCTATGGCGCGACCGAGTTTCCCGAGGTGCTCATCAGCTCCACCGATCCGCATTTCCGTCCGGCCGACATTGAAACGGCTCCCGATGGGACAATCTATTTCACCGATTGGCAGAACCCCATCATCGGCCACATGCAGCACAATCTTCGTGACCCCAACCGCGATCGGATTCACGGACGCGTGTACCGCCTGCGTTACGAAGGCCGCGACCTGATCAAGCCCGTTCCGATTGCCGGGCAGCCGATCGAAAAGTTGCTGGACGCCCTCAAGAATCCCGATGACAGGGTTCGTAGCCGAGCTCGAATTGAATTGTCGGCCCGCCCAACTAGCGACGTCATTGCCGCGACGACCAAGTGGCTCGCTGCGGTGGACAAAAACAATCCCAATGCCGAAGAGCATGTCCTCGAAGGCCTTTGGATTCATCAGCACCACAACGTGATCAATTCGACTCTGCTCGAACAGTGTTTGCGTGCGAAAGATCACCATGTGCGGTCGGCCGCGATCCGCGTCCTGCAGGCGTGGCGTGATCGCATCAGCAACACGCTCGATCTGCTCAAGCAGGCGGCGGCGGACCCGGCTCCGCGAGTTCGCTTGCAGGCGATGTGGGCGGCCAGCTTTCTGACACAGGCCGAAGCGACCGAAGTCGTGCTGATTGCACGAGAGAAGCCGGTCGATTCCTTCATCGACTACTTATCCGGTGAAGTCATGCGAACGCTTCAGCCCTATATGGACAAAGCCACGGCGGAACATCGCCGCGTTGCCTTTACGACCGAAGCCGGTGCACGGTTCTATCTGAAGAAGTTGTCAAATGACCAACTTCTTCACGAAAAGAAAGACAGACTCGTTTTGGCCGAAATCCTCAGCCGTTCTGGCATGCGGGACGAAGATCGCTCGGCCGCGGTCGCAGGACTCGCCCAGCTTGACGGCAAATCGGCCAGCTCCATTGTGATCGACGCCATCAACGCGCTCGACGCGAAAAAAACCAATACAGATGTGACAGTTGTCTTCGATCTGGTCCGTCAACTGACGGGCCGAAGCGCGGCGGAACTGGGGACGGCACGAGCCGAACTCGAAAAGCTAGCTGTATCGGCAAAGCAGCCCGTCTTCCGCCAAATTGGCTTTGTGTCCTTGATCAATGTCGATGGAAGTATCGACAAAGCCTGGGCTCTGGCGACATCGGACGTTCAACGGTTGCTCGATTTCGTAAATGCGATGCCACTCATCAGCGATGCCTCGGTCCGCGCCAGTCTCTACGAGAAGGTCGAGCCACTCTTGAAGGGGTTGCCCGTGTCGCTGCAGAATGCAAAGGCGACTGGGACGGTCGGCCGCTATGTCCGCATCGAACTTCCTCGGAAGGGAACACTCACCCTGGCAGAAGTCGAAGTGATCAGCGGAGGCACCAACGTGGCCCGTCGTGGAAAGGCCAGCCAGAAAAACGTCAGTGCGGGGGGCGTCGCCAGTCGCGGAATCGATGGCAACAAATCCGGCATCTATGGCGATGGCGGCCAGACGCACACCGAGGAAGAGACCGTGGACCCCTGGTGGGAAGTCGATCTGGGTGAGTCGTATCCAATCGATCAGATCAATATTTACAACCGAACCGAGATCCCCGATCGCCTGAAGAACTTTACCCTGCTGGTACTCGACGAAACCCGTGCAGAAGTCGTCAAGCGAGAAAAGTTGGCCGCTCCGAAGGTCAGTGTTTCAATCCCGCTCGAAGGCGGCGGTTCCGGCTCACTGGTTCGTCGCGCCGCCATGTCGGCCCTGACGTACGTCCGCGGACAAGAGTCCAAAACCTTTGCCCTGCTAAGCCCCTTCCTGCAGGATGATGTCGAACGCGGCAGTGCCATTCGCGCTATGCAGCGATTGCCTCAATCGTCATGGCCTAAAGATGCAGCCCCGGGCCTCATCGGCGTTTTGATCGCTTCGATCCAGAAAATTCCGACTGCCGAACGAACATCGAACTCGGCTCTCGAGACGCTCGAGTTTGCCGATGCGCTGTCGACGCTTCTTCCGCCGGACGAATCCAAAAGGACGCGAGCCACGCTCAGCGAACTGGGGGTGCGAGTCATCAAGATCGGGACCATCTTCGAAAAGATGGCCTTCGACAAGGATGTCATCGCGATCGCCGCGGGAAAGCCAGTTGAGTTCCTGCTCGACAACAGCGACTTGATGCCGCACAACTTCGTTATTACCCGCCCGGGAAGCCTCGAAGAAATCGGTCTCTTGTCGGAAACCAATGCCCAGCAGCCTGGCTTCGCGGAAAAGAGCTACGTACCTCAATCTGACAACGTGCTGGCGAAAAGCACTCTGATGCAACCACGCGATACCCAGCGAGTCAGCTTCACCGCACCGACTCAGCCTGGGGTTTACCCCTTTGTCTGTACCTACCCTGGACACTGGCGTCGCATGTACGGCGCCCTGTATGTCGTGGCCGATCTGGACGCGTATCTTGCGAATCCGGATGCGTATCTGGCGGCGAACAAGATCGAAGCCCAAGACGCCTACCTGAAAGACCGTCGTCCACGAACCGAATGGAAAGTGGAAGATCTCGCGGATGTGATCAGCTCCCTTTCTTCAGCCCCGGGACATGACGAACATCAACACGCCATGCCGAGCTACGGCAACGGCAAGCAACTGTTTACGGTCGCCAACTGCGTCGGATGCCACAAACTGGACGGTGCGGGACGTGAATTTGGCCCCGATCTGACGAAACTGGAAGCGAAATGGTCGAGCGTCGATATTCTGAAAGAGATCCTCGACCCGTCGGCCAAAATCAACGAGAAGTATCAAACGAACGTGATCGAACTTGCCAGCGGGAAAACCGTCACCGGGCTGGTTGTCGAAGAAACTCCTGATGTCATCAAGCTCGTCGAAAATCCGCTCGTGAAAGCCGATCCAATCGTGATCAAACGCGGTGACGTCGTCGAACGCACCAAATCCAAGGTCTCGATCATGCCGAAAGGGCTGCTCGACAAGCTGAGCCGTGATGAAATCCTGGATCTCGTCGCCTACGTGAATGCACGTGGAAACAAGAATCATCCCGCGTTCAAGGCCGGTGGCGAGCACGGAGGACACGGGGGACACAAGCATTAG
- the tsaD gene encoding tRNA (adenosine(37)-N6)-threonylcarbamoyltransferase complex transferase subunit TsaD, translating to MNLNLEKLRSDEGRYLLAIESSCDETAAAVIDRERHVLSNIVATQNELHERFGGVVPEIASRAHLERILPVIDEALRKANVTLAEIGAVAVTTHPGLVGSLLVGLTAAKTLALVLDVPLLAINHIEAHIYACRMAAGRDVFPAVGFVVSGGHSNLYDCRSPVEFELLGSTTDDAAGEAFDKVAQILGLEYPGGPQIEKIGSQGRPDAVNFPRPFLNEERLDFSFSGLKTAVLYAAKGTPGARIQPPPLTPQRVADLAASFQAAAVEVLVGKCEQALRKTGRSTLLVGGGVAANGVFRQSLAEMAHRRNVQLIIAEREHCTDNAAMGALGWELWERGMTSPLDLDVTPGLVRKR from the coding sequence ATGAATTTGAATCTCGAGAAACTGCGATCTGACGAGGGCAGGTACCTGCTGGCGATTGAATCGTCGTGCGATGAGACGGCCGCTGCCGTGATCGATCGTGAACGGCACGTGCTGTCGAACATCGTCGCAACACAGAACGAACTGCATGAACGGTTCGGCGGTGTCGTTCCCGAAATTGCCTCGCGCGCACATCTCGAGCGGATTCTGCCCGTGATCGACGAAGCACTTCGCAAGGCGAACGTGACGCTGGCTGAAATCGGTGCCGTCGCAGTGACAACTCACCCCGGGCTCGTCGGCTCACTCCTGGTTGGACTCACTGCGGCCAAGACACTGGCACTGGTGCTGGATGTTCCGCTGCTCGCGATCAATCACATCGAGGCGCATATCTATGCCTGCCGAATGGCGGCGGGCCGGGACGTGTTTCCTGCCGTGGGATTTGTTGTCAGTGGGGGCCATTCCAACCTGTACGATTGTCGTTCGCCGGTGGAGTTTGAACTGCTGGGATCGACGACTGATGACGCTGCAGGCGAGGCATTCGACAAGGTCGCTCAGATTCTGGGACTCGAGTATCCCGGCGGGCCCCAGATTGAAAAAATCGGCAGTCAGGGCCGTCCTGATGCGGTGAATTTTCCACGCCCGTTTCTCAATGAAGAACGGCTGGACTTCAGCTTCAGTGGCCTCAAGACGGCCGTGCTTTACGCGGCCAAAGGGACGCCGGGGGCACGAATTCAACCTCCGCCATTGACCCCGCAGCGCGTGGCCGACCTTGCGGCGAGTTTTCAGGCAGCAGCCGTCGAGGTTCTGGTTGGCAAGTGCGAACAGGCGTTGCGGAAGACGGGACGCTCGACACTACTCGTCGGGGGCGGCGTCGCAGCGAACGGAGTCTTTCGGCAGAGTCTCGCCGAGATGGCCCATCGTCGGAACGTGCAGTTGATCATTGCCGAGCGTGAGCACTGCACGGACAACGCGGCGATGGGAGCGCTGGGCTGGGAATTGTGGGAGCGAGGTATGACGTCTCCCCTGGATCTGGATGTGACGCCCGGCTTGGTCCGCAAACGCTGA
- a CDS encoding ArsR/SmtB family transcription factor, whose translation MPHRALVAKELADFLRVLSHPHRIRIIEELRDAERDVNSLQDALGISHSGVSQHLMVLRSHRLVSERREGRRVFYQLPQPKIASWLMDATRFLENESLAATELRKAIDKTRRSWAEK comes from the coding sequence ATGCCACACCGCGCCTTGGTCGCAAAGGAACTTGCTGACTTCTTGAGAGTTCTCTCGCATCCGCACCGAATCCGCATTATCGAAGAGTTGCGCGATGCAGAGCGTGACGTGAATTCATTGCAAGACGCTCTCGGGATCAGCCACTCCGGAGTGTCACAGCATTTAATGGTTCTCAGGTCGCACCGACTCGTCTCCGAACGTCGAGAAGGGCGTCGTGTGTTCTATCAGCTACCCCAGCCAAAAATCGCTTCCTGGTTAATGGATGCGACCCGTTTTCTTGAAAACGAATCGCTTGCGGCAACGGAGCTTCGAAAAGCCATCGATAAGACTCGGAGAAGTTGGGCGGAAAAATGA